The Klebsiella sp. RHBSTW-00484 genome includes a window with the following:
- a CDS encoding TRAP transporter large permease, whose translation MDFEYIYPIIVLFGSFIVMLAIGVPITFAIGLSSLFSIIISLPPDAAISVISQKMTVGLDGFTLLAIPFFVLAGNIMNTGGIARRLVNLAQALVGRLPGSLAHCNILANTLFGAISGSAVASAAAVGGIMSPLQEKEGYDPAFSAAVNVASAPIGLMIPPSNVLIVYSLASGGTSVAALFLAGYIPGILTALALMAVAALHARRHHYPVAQRINRHQFLAVFRDSIPSLLLIFIIIGGIICGVFTPTEASAVAVIYSLALAIIYKEINFKKIHSILLDSVVTSSIVLLLVGCSMGMSWAMTNADIPEFINEMITSMSENKWVILFIINIILLFVGTFMDITPAILIFTPIFLPIAQHLGIDPIHFGIIMVFNLTIGLCTPPVGTILFVGCSIGKVSIDRVIKPLLPMFLALFVVMAIICYFPQVSLMLPTLFAPS comes from the coding sequence ATGGACTTCGAATATATTTACCCTATAATTGTTTTATTTGGCAGCTTTATCGTAATGCTGGCTATTGGAGTACCAATTACATTTGCCATTGGCCTTTCCTCATTATTTTCAATCATTATTTCCTTACCTCCTGATGCCGCAATTTCTGTCATTTCACAGAAAATGACGGTAGGTCTTGATGGCTTTACGTTATTGGCAATTCCATTCTTTGTATTAGCTGGGAATATTATGAATACCGGGGGAATAGCCAGACGGCTGGTTAACCTGGCACAGGCTCTTGTTGGTCGTCTTCCCGGCTCGCTGGCTCACTGTAATATCCTGGCTAATACATTATTCGGTGCTATATCTGGTTCGGCAGTCGCCTCAGCCGCGGCGGTAGGGGGTATCATGTCGCCTCTACAGGAAAAAGAAGGCTATGACCCGGCTTTCTCTGCAGCAGTTAATGTCGCCTCAGCCCCAATAGGCCTGATGATCCCACCTAGTAACGTACTCATTGTTTACTCTCTGGCGAGCGGCGGTACCTCGGTTGCCGCTTTGTTTCTGGCAGGTTATATTCCCGGCATTCTTACCGCACTGGCATTGATGGCGGTAGCCGCACTACACGCGCGTCGCCATCATTATCCTGTTGCCCAAAGAATTAACCGCCACCAGTTCCTGGCCGTGTTCCGCGATTCAATACCCAGCTTACTTCTCATCTTCATTATTATTGGCGGTATCATTTGTGGTGTATTTACGCCAACTGAAGCTTCAGCAGTAGCGGTTATCTATAGTTTGGCATTAGCGATAATATATAAAGAAATTAATTTCAAAAAAATTCACAGCATCCTTCTGGATTCTGTCGTTACCAGTTCCATTGTATTGTTGCTGGTTGGTTGTTCGATGGGAATGTCGTGGGCGATGACCAATGCTGACATTCCTGAGTTCATTAATGAAATGATTACCAGCATGTCTGAAAACAAGTGGGTAATATTATTTATCATTAATATTATTTTGCTTTTCGTTGGCACATTTATGGATATAACGCCTGCCATACTGATATTTACGCCGATATTTTTACCGATAGCTCAACACCTGGGGATAGATCCTATTCACTTTGGCATCATCATGGTATTCAACTTGACGATTGGGCTTTGCACACCGCCAGTAGGGACGATTCTATTTGTGGGTTGCAGTATTGGGAAAGTGAGCATTGATCGGGTGATAAAGCCTTTATTACCCATGTTTCTGGCACTATTTGTTGTTATGGCGATTATCTGTTACTTCCCGCAGGTGAGCTTGATGCTACCAACGCTATTTGCGCCATCCTGA
- the ftsP gene encoding cell division protein FtsP: MSLSRRQFIKASGVALCAGAAPLKAQAAGQQPALPIPPLLESRRGQPLFLTLQRAHWSFTSGTRASVWGINGRYMGPTIRVWNGDDVKLIYSNRLTENVAMTIRGLQVPGPLIGGAARMMSANADWAPVLPIRQSAATLWYQANTPNHMAKQVYNGLAGMWLVEDDVSKNLPIPNHYGVDDFPVIIQDKRLDNFGTPEYSEPGSGGFVGDTLLVNGVQGPFVEVSRGWVRLRLLNASNSRRYQLQMSDGRLLHVISGDQGLLPAPVSLKQLSLAPGERREILVDMTNGDEVSITCGEAASIVDRIRGFFEPSSILISTLILTLRPTGLLPLVTDSLPVRLLPTEILTGAPIRSRDISLGDDPGINGQLWDPQRIDITAQQGTWERWTVRADRPQSFHIEGVMFQVRNVNGSAPFPEDRGWKDTVWVDGQVELLVYYAQPSWPHFPFQYLSQTLELADRGSIGQMLVNPAP, translated from the coding sequence ATGTCACTCAGTCGGCGTCAGTTTATTAAGGCTTCAGGCGTTGCGCTGTGCGCAGGCGCCGCGCCACTGAAGGCACAGGCCGCTGGCCAGCAGCCTGCGTTGCCGATCCCTCCGCTGCTGGAGTCCCGGCGCGGTCAGCCGCTGTTTTTGACTCTCCAGCGTGCGCACTGGTCGTTCACATCCGGCACCCGTGCATCGGTATGGGGCATCAACGGTCGCTATATGGGGCCGACCATTCGCGTCTGGAATGGCGACGATGTGAAGCTGATTTACAGCAACCGGTTAACGGAAAACGTCGCGATGACGATCCGTGGCCTGCAGGTTCCTGGGCCGCTAATTGGTGGCGCGGCGCGCATGATGTCAGCCAACGCTGACTGGGCTCCGGTGCTGCCAATTCGTCAAAGCGCGGCGACGTTGTGGTATCAAGCCAACACCCCAAATCATATGGCGAAACAGGTCTACAACGGCCTTGCCGGGATGTGGCTGGTGGAAGATGACGTCAGTAAGAACCTGCCGATCCCTAATCACTATGGCGTTGATGATTTCCCGGTGATTATCCAGGACAAGCGTCTGGATAACTTTGGTACGCCGGAATACAGTGAACCCGGCAGCGGCGGCTTTGTCGGCGATACGCTGTTGGTAAACGGCGTGCAAGGTCCGTTTGTTGAGGTATCGCGCGGCTGGGTACGTCTGCGCTTGCTGAATGCTTCCAACTCTCGCCGTTATCAGCTACAGATGAGCGACGGCCGTTTGCTGCACGTTATCTCTGGCGATCAGGGGCTGCTCCCCGCGCCGGTTTCGCTCAAGCAGCTGTCGCTGGCTCCCGGCGAGCGGCGAGAAATTCTGGTTGATATGACCAACGGCGATGAAGTGTCGATTACCTGCGGGGAGGCGGCAAGCATTGTCGATCGTATTCGCGGCTTCTTCGAGCCGTCGAGTATCCTGATTTCGACACTTATCCTGACCCTGCGCCCGACAGGCCTGCTACCGTTAGTGACTGATAGCCTGCCGGTGCGTCTGCTACCGACGGAAATCCTGACCGGTGCGCCGATTCGCAGCCGAGACATTAGCCTGGGCGACGATCCGGGCATTAACGGCCAGCTGTGGGATCCACAGCGTATCGATATTACTGCTCAGCAAGGAACCTGGGAGCGCTGGACGGTGCGTGCCGACCGGCCGCAATCCTTCCATATTGAAGGGGTGATGTTCCAGGTGCGTAACGTCAACGGCTCAGCGCCGTTCCCGGAAGACCGTGGCTGGAAAGATACCGTCTGGGTCGATGGGCAAGTGGAACTGCTGGTGTACTACGCTCAGCCTTCCTGGCCGCATTTCCCGTTCCAGTACTTAAGCCAGACGCTGGAGCTTGCCGACCGTGGTTCAATTGGCCAAATGCTGGTGAATCCAGCACCGTAA
- the plsC gene encoding 1-acylglycerol-3-phosphate O-acyltransferase produces the protein MLFIFRLIIVVIYCLLVSIFGCIYCLFSPRNPKHVATFGHLFGKLSPVFGLKVELRKPADAESYGKAIYIANHQNNYDMVTASKIVQPPTVTVGKKSLAWIPFFGQLYWLTGNLLIDRNNRAKAHGTIAEVVNAFKERNVSFWMFPEGTRSRGRGLLPFKTGAFHAAIAAGVPIIPVCVSNTSNKINLNRLNNGLVIVEMLPPVDTSQYGKDGVRALATHCRELMAAKIAELDKEVAEREAAGKK, from the coding sequence ATGCTATTTATTTTTCGACTAATTATCGTTGTCATCTATTGTCTTCTGGTCTCCATATTCGGCTGTATTTACTGTCTTTTCAGCCCGCGTAATCCTAAACATGTTGCGACCTTCGGCCATCTGTTTGGCAAACTGTCGCCGGTGTTCGGCCTGAAGGTAGAACTGCGTAAGCCTGCGGATGCGGAAAGCTACGGCAAGGCCATCTATATCGCTAACCACCAGAACAATTATGATATGGTGACGGCATCGAAAATCGTGCAGCCGCCGACGGTAACAGTGGGTAAAAAGAGCCTGGCGTGGATCCCGTTTTTCGGCCAGCTCTACTGGTTGACGGGGAATCTGCTGATTGACCGTAACAACCGGGCGAAAGCGCACGGCACCATCGCGGAAGTCGTGAACGCGTTTAAAGAACGTAACGTCTCTTTCTGGATGTTCCCGGAAGGGACCCGCAGCCGTGGGCGTGGCCTGTTGCCTTTTAAAACCGGTGCCTTTCATGCGGCGATTGCCGCTGGCGTGCCGATTATTCCAGTGTGCGTGTCCAATACATCGAATAAGATTAACCTCAATCGCCTGAACAATGGTCTGGTGATTGTAGAAATGCTGCCGCCGGTTGATACCAGCCAGTACGGGAAAGATGGCGTTCGCGCGCTGGCGACGCACTGTCGCGAGCTGATGGCCGCCAAAATTGCTGAGCTGGACAAAGAAGTTGCTGAGCGCGAAGCAGCAGGAAAGAAATAA
- a CDS encoding TRAP transporter small permease translates to MQTLTNSLNRILAGCCCTILAIMVTCVSWQVVARFIFNSPSTVIDEFTQILFMWIILLGGVYTAGIKKHLSIDLLAQKVSPATARRLDSFIQVVIAIFAITFMIYGGNIVVEKAAHVNQISPVLKWPMDKVYWVMPISGVILLFYTISNILENYHNQHSH, encoded by the coding sequence ATGCAAACGCTAACTAATTCCCTTAATAGAATACTTGCTGGGTGCTGCTGTACTATTTTAGCCATCATGGTGACCTGCGTCTCATGGCAAGTCGTCGCGCGCTTTATATTTAACTCGCCCAGTACAGTGATCGATGAGTTCACACAAATCCTCTTTATGTGGATAATATTACTTGGAGGTGTGTATACCGCTGGTATTAAAAAGCATTTATCAATTGATTTATTAGCTCAAAAAGTATCACCAGCAACTGCGCGACGACTTGATAGCTTCATCCAGGTAGTTATCGCGATTTTTGCCATTACGTTTATGATTTACGGTGGAAATATTGTCGTAGAAAAAGCAGCGCACGTTAATCAAATCTCACCCGTATTAAAATGGCCTATGGATAAGGTCTATTGGGTCATGCCGATCAGCGGCGTAATCCTGCTCTTTTATACCATTTCAAATATCTTAGAAAACTATCATAACCAGCATTCTCATTGA